A single Natrinema pellirubrum DSM 15624 DNA region contains:
- a CDS encoding glutamate-5-semialdehyde dehydrogenase, with the protein MTETDIEADVAEAQGAALELAKLSDEERQTTLYEIADAIEARTDEILAENEKDVEEGQRLLEEGEYTQALVDRLKLSESKIESIADMVRSVAEQDDPLGKTLSARELDEDLELYKVAVPIGVVGTVFESRPDALVQIASLALKSGNAVILKGGSEALHSNRILFETIEEAAADAGIPDGWAQHIEAREDVDRLLEMDDSIDLLMPRGSSAFVSYIQDNTSIPVLGHTEGICHVYVDDQADLSMAEDIAYDAKVQYPAVCNAVETLLVHEDVAAEFLPAIADRYETADVEIRGDEATREIVDVTAATGDDWDTEYGDLIVSIKVVDSLAAAIDHITTYGSKHTESIVTEDDERARTFMRSIDSASVFHNASTRFADGYRFGLGAEVGISTGKIHARGPVGLEGLTTYKYHLEGDGQLVATYAGEDAKPYTHEELDADWSPGRLSDE; encoded by the coding sequence ATGACTGAAACCGACATCGAAGCCGACGTCGCGGAGGCACAGGGCGCGGCCCTCGAGCTGGCGAAGCTCTCCGACGAGGAGCGGCAGACAACGCTGTACGAGATCGCCGACGCCATCGAGGCCCGAACCGACGAGATCCTCGCCGAAAACGAGAAAGACGTCGAAGAGGGCCAGCGGCTGCTCGAGGAAGGCGAGTACACCCAGGCACTGGTCGACCGACTGAAGCTCTCGGAGTCGAAGATCGAGAGCATCGCCGACATGGTCCGCAGCGTCGCCGAGCAGGACGACCCCCTCGGGAAGACCCTCTCGGCGCGGGAACTCGACGAGGACCTCGAGCTGTACAAGGTCGCAGTCCCGATCGGCGTCGTCGGCACCGTCTTCGAGTCTCGGCCCGACGCGCTCGTCCAGATCGCGTCGCTGGCCCTGAAATCGGGCAACGCCGTGATCCTCAAGGGCGGCAGCGAGGCGCTGCACTCCAACCGGATCCTCTTCGAGACCATCGAGGAGGCCGCGGCCGACGCCGGGATCCCCGACGGCTGGGCCCAGCACATCGAGGCCCGCGAGGACGTCGATCGGCTCCTCGAGATGGACGATTCGATCGACCTCCTGATGCCACGGGGCAGCTCCGCGTTCGTCAGCTACATCCAGGACAACACGAGCATCCCCGTGCTGGGCCACACGGAGGGGATCTGTCACGTCTACGTCGACGACCAAGCGGACCTCTCGATGGCCGAAGACATCGCCTACGACGCCAAGGTCCAGTACCCCGCCGTCTGTAACGCCGTCGAGACCCTGCTGGTCCACGAAGACGTCGCCGCGGAGTTCCTGCCGGCGATCGCGGACCGCTACGAGACCGCCGACGTCGAGATCCGCGGCGACGAGGCCACGCGCGAGATCGTCGACGTCACGGCCGCGACCGGAGACGATTGGGACACCGAGTACGGCGACCTGATCGTCTCGATCAAGGTCGTCGACTCGCTCGCGGCCGCGATCGACCACATCACGACCTACGGCTCGAAACACACCGAGTCGATCGTTACCGAGGACGACGAGCGCGCGCGGACGTTCATGCGCAGCATCGACTCGGCGAGTGTCTTCCACAACGCCTCGACCCGCTTTGCCGACGGCTACCGATTCGGGCTCGGTGCCGAGGTCGGCATCAGCACCGGCAAGATCCACGCCCGCGGTCCCGTCGGGCTCGAGGGCCTGACGACCTACAAGTACCACCTCGAGGGCGACGGCCAGCTCGTCGCGACCTACGCCGGCGAGGACGCGAAGCCGTACACCCACGAGGAACTCGACGCCGACTGGTCGCCCGGCCGGCTCTCGGACGAGTAA
- the mch gene encoding methenyltetrahydromethanopterin cyclohydrolase: MESLNRMAIELVDEALDYAEELNIGGYDLENESTVLDFGLEFDGGIEAGLLLTEIQTAGMATPSYELGELGEASIPYVELSTDQPALALLCSQKAGWELTTEDFEGLGSGPARALVAREEEFRRIGYTDAFDLTALALETEQEPTAAAAEQVADLAEVETSSVFLLAYPTASLVGSITNAARAAELATFRLSELGYDPLDIVSATGRAPVAPVAGDERTAIARTNDAIAYGGRAHLTVREDADVFDSVPSTAAEDHGRPFGEVFDDLDWDFEEVPSDLFAPATVTVDVIGGPTYVHGETDEDLLVDSFDL; this comes from the coding sequence ATGGAAAGTCTCAATCGCATGGCGATCGAGCTGGTCGACGAGGCCCTCGACTACGCCGAGGAGTTGAACATCGGAGGCTACGACCTCGAGAACGAATCGACGGTACTGGACTTCGGCCTGGAGTTCGACGGCGGCATCGAGGCCGGCCTCCTGCTGACCGAGATCCAGACTGCCGGGATGGCGACGCCGAGCTACGAACTGGGCGAACTCGGCGAGGCGTCGATTCCCTACGTCGAACTCTCGACCGACCAGCCGGCGCTCGCGCTGCTCTGCTCGCAGAAGGCCGGCTGGGAGCTGACGACCGAGGACTTCGAGGGGCTGGGCAGCGGTCCGGCCCGGGCGCTGGTCGCCCGCGAGGAGGAGTTCCGCCGGATCGGCTACACCGACGCCTTCGATCTGACGGCGCTGGCCCTCGAGACCGAACAGGAGCCGACCGCGGCCGCGGCCGAGCAGGTCGCCGACCTCGCGGAGGTCGAGACGAGCAGCGTCTTCCTGCTTGCCTACCCGACCGCGAGCCTCGTCGGCTCGATCACCAACGCCGCCCGCGCGGCCGAACTGGCGACCTTCCGGCTCTCGGAACTGGGGTACGACCCACTCGATATCGTCTCCGCGACCGGGCGCGCGCCCGTCGCGCCCGTCGCGGGCGACGAGCGCACGGCCATCGCGCGCACGAACGACGCCATCGCCTACGGCGGCCGCGCCCACCTCACCGTCCGCGAGGACGCCGACGTCTTCGACTCGGTGCCCTCGACGGCCGCCGAGGATCACGGCCGTCCCTTCGGCGAGGTCTTCGACGACCTCGACTGGGACTTCGAGGAGGTCCCCTCGGATCTCTTCGCGCCCGCGACGGTGACGGTCGACGTGATCGGCGGGCCCACCTACGTCCACGGCGAGACCGACGAGGACCTGCTCGTCGACTCCTTCGACCTGTAG
- a CDS encoding MTH1187 family thiamine-binding protein, with translation MTVVALLSVAPVIEDSMASEVAKAVDALEDFDVSYETNPMGTVIEAESTDELFAAAQAAHDAVDADRVSTVLKIDDKRTREVDAAEKVEVVEDHLGRPARSRKE, from the coding sequence ATGACGGTAGTCGCGCTCTTGAGCGTCGCACCGGTGATCGAGGACAGCATGGCCAGCGAAGTCGCGAAGGCGGTCGACGCCCTCGAGGATTTCGACGTGAGCTACGAGACGAATCCGATGGGAACGGTGATCGAGGCCGAGAGTACCGACGAACTCTTCGCGGCCGCGCAGGCGGCTCACGACGCGGTCGACGCCGACCGCGTGAGTACCGTCCTGAAGATCGACGACAAGCGCACCCGGGAGGTCGACGCCGCGGAGAAGGTCGAGGTCGTCGAGGACCACCTCGGCCGACCGGCCCGAAGCCGAAAGGAGTGA
- a CDS encoding HalOD1 output domain-containing protein — translation MQTEISPAAGTDDLQYDQPNDRYVFHHDPDGTATITTTIVHALASIAETDVSQGEFSLYDSVDPDALDRIFGKKADGTERTGGHIAFTALEHEVYVYANGDVIIYPPAETPRTPTTN, via the coding sequence ATGCAGACAGAAATCTCACCCGCAGCGGGCACGGACGATCTCCAGTACGACCAGCCCAACGATCGGTACGTCTTCCACCACGATCCCGACGGTACCGCGACGATCACGACGACGATCGTCCACGCGCTCGCGTCGATCGCGGAGACCGACGTCTCCCAGGGGGAGTTCTCCCTCTACGACAGCGTCGACCCGGACGCGCTCGATCGAATCTTCGGCAAGAAGGCCGACGGCACCGAACGTACTGGCGGTCACATCGCCTTCACCGCCCTCGAACACGAGGTGTACGTCTACGCGAACGGCGACGTCATCATCTACCCACCTGCGGAGACGCCCCGAACCCCGACGACGAACTGA
- a CDS encoding DUF4112 domain-containing protein, with protein sequence MASDTTERRSELETLINDLPAAVDDAAVTRMRVVAHALDEGVPVPGTDFRIGIDPIVGILPGAGDTVAGAVSLYLVAEAARLGVSLSTLARMIANVGVDTVVGSIPLLGVAFDAVWKANKWNLKLALQDLAAEGDETNTGPDVVTID encoded by the coding sequence ATGGCTTCCGACACAACTGAGCGTCGTTCGGAACTCGAGACACTCATCAACGACCTCCCTGCGGCCGTCGACGACGCGGCGGTCACGCGAATGCGCGTCGTTGCACACGCCCTCGACGAGGGGGTGCCGGTCCCGGGTACGGACTTCAGGATCGGTATCGACCCGATCGTCGGCATCCTCCCGGGCGCGGGTGACACCGTTGCGGGGGCCGTCTCGCTGTATCTCGTCGCCGAGGCCGCACGGCTCGGTGTCTCGCTGTCGACGTTGGCACGCATGATCGCGAACGTCGGCGTCGACACCGTCGTCGGCTCCATCCCCCTCCTCGGGGTCGCCTTCGACGCCGTCTGGAAGGCCAACAAATGGAACCTGAAACTGGCCCTGCAGGACCTCGCCGCCGAGGGCGACGAGACTAATACCGGGCCCGACGTCGTGACGATCGACTAG
- a CDS encoding putative RNA uridine N3 methyltransferase, translating to MTVSILVPSSLSREAEDKREATRKLGYVARAATVFRADRLLVYPDRDGETGRFDGGFVETVLRYAATPPYLRNEAWGMRDELEYAGVLPPLRAVSQTGSESNGSGSSRQGIVTEVGPEGRVRVNCGLQHPISLNVPPKMAVEEGERVTVRISSRRPVRAKLEDVPLPGLAVERTDLSTALGREDAGVCIAASRFGEELTVGRLETLAGRIEGDGMTVAFGAPERGLPDILEIEASAVGAPKDAAAGEDDGVEPTADPGFDLWLNTVPDQGSEVVRTEEALFATLASLSLRE from the coding sequence ATGACCGTCAGCATACTCGTGCCGTCGTCGCTCAGCCGGGAAGCCGAGGACAAACGCGAGGCCACTCGCAAACTCGGATACGTCGCCCGCGCGGCGACGGTCTTCCGGGCCGACCGCCTGCTCGTCTATCCCGACCGGGACGGCGAGACGGGGCGGTTCGACGGCGGGTTCGTGGAAACCGTCTTGCGGTACGCCGCGACGCCCCCCTACCTCCGCAACGAGGCGTGGGGGATGCGGGACGAACTGGAGTATGCGGGCGTCTTGCCACCGCTCCGCGCGGTGTCACAGACCGGCTCCGAATCGAACGGTTCGGGGTCGTCAAGACAAGGGATCGTGACCGAGGTCGGACCTGAAGGGCGCGTCCGGGTCAATTGCGGACTGCAACACCCGATCTCCCTCAACGTACCGCCGAAAATGGCGGTCGAGGAGGGAGAGCGCGTGACCGTCAGGATCTCTTCGCGACGACCGGTCCGGGCGAAACTCGAAGACGTTCCCCTTCCGGGGCTCGCCGTCGAGCGGACGGACCTTTCGACAGCACTCGGCCGTGAGGACGCCGGCGTCTGCATCGCCGCCTCCCGATTCGGTGAAGAACTCACCGTCGGGCGGCTCGAGACGCTGGCCGGACGCATCGAGGGCGATGGGATGACCGTCGCGTTCGGTGCGCCCGAACGAGGGCTGCCGGATATCCTCGAAATCGAGGCATCCGCCGTCGGGGCCCCGAAGGACGCGGCCGCCGGCGAGGATGACGGAGTCGAACCCACAGCCGATCCGGGGTTCGACCTCTGGCTAAACACGGTTCCGGATCAGGGAAGCGAGGTCGTGCGAACGGAGGAGGCTCTGTTCGCTACCCTCGCGTCCCTCTCACTGCGAGAGTGA
- a CDS encoding 50S ribosomal protein L3 encodes MPQANTPRKGSLGFGPRKRATSEVPRFNSWPDTDGQPTLQGFAGYKAGMTHVVMVDDKANSPTEGMEETVPVTIVETPPMRAVALRAYEDTPYGKKPITEVWTDEFVPELDRVLDIPGDDYDVDAAEDELRGLLAEGRVDDVRVITHTVPTEIPSVPKKKPDVMETRVGGGSIEERVDFALETVADGGEHVMNDVFRAGEYVDASGVTKGKGTQGPVKRWGVQKRKGKHARQGWRRRIGNLGPWNPSRVRSTVPQQGQTGYHQRTELNKRLVDIGEGADATVDGGFVNYGEVDGPHALIKGSLPGPQQRLVRFRPAIRPGDQPRLDPEVRYVSTASNQG; translated from the coding sequence ATGCCACAAGCAAATACACCACGCAAAGGCTCACTCGGGTTCGGCCCACGAAAGCGTGCGACCAGCGAGGTCCCGCGTTTCAATTCGTGGCCGGACACTGACGGACAGCCGACGCTGCAGGGCTTCGCGGGCTACAAGGCCGGCATGACCCACGTCGTCATGGTCGACGATAAAGCGAATTCGCCGACCGAAGGGATGGAAGAGACCGTCCCCGTGACGATCGTGGAGACGCCGCCGATGCGCGCGGTCGCGCTGCGAGCGTACGAAGACACACCGTACGGGAAGAAGCCGATTACCGAGGTCTGGACCGACGAGTTCGTTCCGGAACTCGATCGGGTTCTCGACATTCCCGGTGACGATTACGACGTCGACGCCGCCGAAGACGAGCTTCGGGGCCTCCTCGCGGAGGGCCGCGTCGACGACGTCCGCGTCATCACGCATACGGTGCCCACCGAGATTCCCTCGGTACCGAAGAAGAAACCCGACGTGATGGAAACGCGCGTCGGCGGCGGCTCCATCGAGGAGCGCGTCGACTTCGCCCTCGAGACTGTCGCCGACGGCGGCGAACACGTCATGAACGACGTGTTCCGCGCCGGCGAGTACGTCGACGCAAGCGGCGTCACGAAAGGGAAAGGGACCCAGGGTCCCGTCAAGCGATGGGGCGTCCAGAAACGCAAGGGCAAACACGCCCGGCAGGGCTGGCGTCGCCGCATCGGCAACCTCGGCCCCTGGAACCCCTCCCGCGTCCGCTCGACGGTCCCCCAGCAGGGCCAGACCGGCTACCACCAGCGGACGGAACTGAACAAGCGCCTCGTCGACATCGGCGAGGGCGCTGACGCGACGGTCGACGGCGGCTTCGTCAACTACGGCGAAGTCGACGGCCCGCACGCGTTGATCAAGGGCTCGCTCCCCGGGCCACAGCAGCGTCTCGTACGCTTCCGCCCGGCGATCCGACCCGGAGACCAGCCGCGCCTCGATCCCGAGGTCCGGTACGTCTCCACCGCATCCAACCAGGGATAA
- the rpl4p gene encoding 50S ribosomal protein L4 — protein sequence MDATVRNLDGSDADTIELPAVFETQYRPDLIARAVRAAQANRKQDYGSDEFAGLRTPAESFGSGRGMAHVPRQEGRARRVPQAVKGRKAHPPKAEKDQSESINTKAKKLAVRSAIAATTDAELVAERGHEFDEDAEIPVVVDDEFEDLQKTREVVDFLEAAGLADDIERADEGRSVRSGQGKARGRKYKTPTSILFVTSSETGPSRAARNLAGADVTTAAEVNAEDLAPGAQPGRLTVWTESALEEVAER from the coding sequence ATGGACGCAACAGTACGAAACCTGGACGGCTCGGACGCGGACACGATCGAGCTCCCGGCGGTCTTCGAGACCCAGTACCGCCCGGACCTGATCGCTCGTGCCGTTCGCGCCGCCCAGGCAAACCGAAAACAGGACTACGGTTCCGACGAGTTCGCCGGCCTCCGAACGCCGGCCGAATCGTTCGGTAGCGGCCGCGGCATGGCCCACGTCCCACGACAGGAGGGTCGCGCTCGCCGCGTTCCCCAGGCCGTCAAGGGACGCAAGGCCCACCCGCCGAAAGCCGAGAAGGACCAGTCCGAATCGATCAACACGAAAGCAAAGAAACTGGCCGTCCGCAGCGCCATCGCTGCGACGACCGACGCCGAACTCGTCGCCGAGCGCGGCCACGAGTTCGACGAAGACGCCGAGATCCCCGTCGTCGTCGACGACGAGTTCGAGGACCTCCAGAAGACCCGCGAGGTCGTCGACTTCCTCGAGGCAGCTGGCCTCGCGGACGACATCGAACGCGCCGACGAGGGACGCAGCGTCCGCTCCGGTCAGGGGAAAGCCCGTGGCCGCAAGTACAAGACGCCGACGTCGATCCTCTTCGTCACCTCCAGCGAGACCGGCCCGTCCCGAGCGGCCCGGAACCTCGCCGGTGCCGACGTGACGACGGCCGCCGAGGTCAACGCGGAGGATCTCGCGCCCGGCGCCCAGCCCGGACGGCTCACCGTCTGGACCGAAAGCGCGCTCGAGGAGGTGGCCGAGCGATGA
- a CDS encoding 50S ribosomal protein L23 gives MSSAIEHPLVTEKAMNDMDFENKLQFVVNPDATKPEIRDEVEERFEISVENINTQVTMNGKKKAIVRLAEEDDAQEVASRIGVF, from the coding sequence ATGAGTTCGGCCATCGAACACCCGCTGGTCACGGAGAAGGCGATGAACGACATGGACTTCGAGAACAAGCTCCAGTTCGTCGTCAATCCGGACGCGACCAAGCCCGAGATTCGGGACGAGGTCGAGGAGCGGTTCGAAATCTCCGTCGAGAACATCAACACGCAGGTAACGATGAACGGCAAAAAGAAGGCGATCGTCCGCCTCGCTGAGGAGGACGACGCCCAAGAAGTCGCTTCGCGAATCGGGGTGTTCTGA
- a CDS encoding 50S ribosomal protein L2, with translation MGRRIQGQRRGRGTSTFRAPSHRYKAKLDHKKEEDDDIVRGTVVDIEHDPARSAPVAAVEFEDGDQRLILAPEGISVGEELQVGVSAEIKPGNTLPLAEIPEGVPVCNVESNPGDGGRFARASGTNADLITHDRSAAVIQLPSGEVKRLDPQCRATIGVVAGGGRTEKPMVKAGNKYHKMKARGTKWPRVRGVAMNAVDHPFGGGGRQHPGQPKSVSRDAPPGRKVGDIASRSTGRGGNK, from the coding sequence ATGGGACGACGCATTCAGGGCCAACGACGCGGCCGCGGGACCTCGACGTTCCGTGCCCCGTCCCACCGATACAAGGCGAAGCTCGACCACAAGAAAGAGGAAGACGACGACATCGTGCGCGGGACGGTCGTGGACATCGAACACGACCCGGCCCGATCCGCACCGGTCGCCGCCGTCGAGTTCGAAGACGGTGACCAGCGACTGATCCTCGCCCCCGAGGGCATCTCGGTCGGTGAGGAACTGCAGGTCGGCGTCTCCGCCGAGATCAAGCCCGGCAACACGCTGCCGCTGGCCGAGATCCCGGAGGGCGTTCCGGTCTGTAACGTCGAGTCCAACCCCGGCGACGGCGGCCGATTCGCCCGCGCCTCGGGGACCAACGCCGACCTGATCACCCACGACCGGTCGGCGGCGGTCATTCAGCTTCCCAGCGGCGAGGTCAAGCGCCTCGATCCGCAGTGTCGTGCCACCATCGGCGTCGTCGCCGGTGGCGGCCGCACGGAGAAGCCGATGGTCAAGGCAGGCAACAAGTACCACAAGATGAAGGCCCGGGGCACGAAGTGGCCCCGTGTCCGCGGTGTCGCGATGAACGCCGTCGACCACCCGTTCGGTGGCGGCGGCCGACAGCATCCCGGCCAACCCAAGTCCGTCTCTCGGGACGCCCCGCCGGGACGGAAGGTCGGTGACATCGCATCCCGAAGCACCGGTCGAGGTGGCAACAAATGA
- a CDS encoding 30S ribosomal protein S19: MSQEYRTGREGEFTYRGHTLEELQSMELDEVVELLPARQRRSIERGLSVEKEKLLEEAREAGEEETANNPIRTHLRDMPILPEFVGLTFEVYNGQAFERVRVEPEMIGHYLGEFQLTRTSVEHGQAGIGATRSSKFVPLK, translated from the coding sequence ATGAGTCAGGAGTACCGAACCGGCCGCGAAGGTGAGTTCACCTACCGCGGTCACACGCTCGAGGAGCTGCAGTCGATGGAGCTCGACGAGGTCGTGGAACTGCTCCCCGCACGACAGCGGCGAAGTATCGAACGCGGTCTCTCCGTCGAAAAGGAGAAACTGCTCGAGGAGGCCCGCGAAGCGGGCGAAGAGGAAACGGCGAACAACCCGATCCGAACGCATCTTCGGGACATGCCGATCCTGCCCGAGTTCGTCGGGCTGACCTTCGAGGTCTACAACGGACAGGCCTTCGAGCGCGTTCGCGTCGAACCCGAAATGATCGGCCACTACCTCGGCGAGTTCCAGCTGACACGGACCTCCGTCGAACACGGTCAGGCCGGCATCGGCGCGACCCGATCGTCGAAGTTCGTCCCACTGAAGTGA
- a CDS encoding 50S ribosomal protein L22: MGINYSVDADPDATAKAMLRERHMSHKHSKEVAREIKGKTVGEAQAYLRDVIDEKQSVPFKSHNAGAGHRSDVDGWDAGKYPEKVSGEFLDLLENVEANADHQGFDGESMEIVHVAAHKIGESVGRKPRAMGRASSWNTPEVDVEIVVEEQETEEEDDS; encoded by the coding sequence ATGGGAATCAACTACTCAGTCGACGCGGATCCCGACGCCACGGCGAAAGCCATGCTTCGGGAGCGTCATATGAGCCACAAGCACAGCAAGGAGGTCGCACGCGAGATCAAGGGCAAGACCGTCGGCGAGGCCCAAGCGTACCTCCGTGACGTAATCGACGAGAAGCAGTCGGTCCCGTTCAAGTCCCACAACGCCGGCGCGGGGCATCGCTCCGACGTCGACGGCTGGGACGCTGGCAAGTACCCCGAGAAGGTCTCGGGGGAGTTCCTCGACCTGCTCGAGAACGTCGAGGCCAACGCGGACCATCAAGGCTTCGACGGCGAGTCCATGGAGATCGTCCACGTCGCCGCCCACAAGATCGGCGAGTCCGTGGGCCGCAAGCCCCGCGCGATGGGGCGTGCGTCCTCGTGGAACACGCCGGAGGTCGACGTCGAGATCGTCGTCGAAGAACAGGAGACCGAGGAGGAGGACGATAGCTAA
- a CDS encoding 30S ribosomal protein S3, which translates to MADEHQFIENGLQRSQIDEFFQEELGRAGYGGMDVAKTPMGTQIVLKAEKPGMVIGKGGENIRKVTTTLEERFNLEDPQIDVQEVEEPDLNARIVADRLANALERGWYFRKAGHTTIDRIMEAGALGAEIVLSGKVTGARSRVEKFNRGYIKHNGEPAETVVDHGQGVAVMKLGTIGVDVKIIPPGAELPDDFEVNEDMDPEEIVPDAVEVNEEGGVEELLEGEPEEAEAAEAEADTADADEADAEADLDEDVVEEVIEEEVEADADEEFDDVEVPGDEDVEEDLEELEEDVEAEAEELVEEMEEADDDADEGGDA; encoded by the coding sequence ATGGCTGACGAACATCAATTCATCGAGAACGGCCTGCAGCGGTCCCAGATCGACGAGTTCTTCCAGGAAGAACTCGGCCGCGCGGGCTACGGTGGTATGGACGTCGCCAAGACGCCGATGGGAACCCAGATCGTCCTCAAGGCCGAAAAGCCCGGGATGGTCATCGGCAAGGGCGGCGAGAACATCCGGAAGGTCACGACGACCCTCGAGGAGCGGTTCAACCTCGAGGACCCCCAGATCGACGTGCAAGAGGTCGAAGAACCCGACCTGAACGCACGGATCGTCGCGGACCGACTGGCCAACGCACTCGAGCGTGGCTGGTACTTCCGGAAGGCCGGTCACACGACGATCGACCGGATCATGGAAGCCGGCGCGCTCGGTGCCGAGATCGTCCTGTCGGGGAAGGTCACGGGCGCCCGATCGCGCGTCGAGAAGTTCAACCGCGGCTACATCAAGCACAACGGCGAGCCCGCCGAGACGGTCGTCGACCACGGCCAGGGCGTCGCGGTCATGAAACTCGGCACCATCGGTGTCGACGTCAAGATCATCCCGCCGGGCGCGGAGCTGCCCGACGACTTCGAGGTCAACGAAGACATGGACCCCGAAGAGATCGTCCCCGACGCCGTCGAGGTCAACGAGGAAGGCGGCGTCGAGGAACTCCTCGAGGGCGAACCCGAGGAGGCCGAGGCCGCCGAGGCCGAAGCTGACACTGCAGACGCCGACGAGGCCGACGCCGAGGCCGACCTCGACGAGGACGTCGTCGAGGAGGTCATCGAGGAAGAAGTCGAGGCCGACGCCGACGAGGAGTTCGACGACGTCGAAGTCCCCGGCGACGAAGATGTCGAAGAAGACCTCGAGGAACTCGAGGAAGACGTCGAAGCCGAGGCCGAGGAACTCGTCGAGGAGATGGAAGAGGCCGACGACGACGCGGACGAGGGAGGTGACGCCTGA
- the rpmC gene encoding 50S ribosomal protein L29: MAILHVEEIRDMTPAERAEELEELETELLNQKSVLAAGGAPENPGRIGELGRTIARIKTIQREEGDLEDEADATAE, translated from the coding sequence ATGGCGATCCTCCACGTCGAAGAGATCCGCGACATGACGCCCGCCGAGCGGGCGGAAGAACTCGAGGAACTCGAGACCGAACTGCTGAACCAGAAGTCCGTCCTCGCCGCCGGTGGGGCCCCGGAGAACCCGGGCCGTATCGGCGAGCTTGGTCGTACCATCGCGCGGATCAAGACGATCCAGCGCGAGGAAGGCGACCTCGAGGACGAAGCGGACGCAACCGCGGAATAA
- a CDS encoding ribonuclease P protein component 1 encodes MALTPETLPRHELNGLPVRVVESDDSSRVGIEGRVVIETTKTLSIEVRTDGESRVVMVPKSGSTFEFAITDDAADPAKGSGTASKLADTQPGAAEQSVALDRAAGDAGSHRGDPERDHRAAGEDVAYVTVDGSRLLSRPARRTETNGDSPWQ; translated from the coding sequence ATGGCACTGACACCCGAGACGCTGCCGCGACACGAACTCAACGGGCTCCCCGTGCGAGTCGTCGAGAGCGACGACTCCTCGCGGGTGGGCATAGAGGGGCGGGTCGTCATCGAGACGACCAAGACCCTGTCGATAGAGGTTCGGACGGACGGCGAGTCTCGGGTCGTGATGGTGCCGAAGTCGGGCTCGACGTTCGAGTTCGCGATCACAGATGACGCCGCCGATCCCGCGAAGGGATCGGGGACTGCGTCCAAACTGGCCGATACTCAACCTGGGGCTGCCGAGCAATCGGTCGCCCTAGACCGGGCTGCCGGCGATGCCGGCAGCCATCGCGGTGATCCCGAAAGGGACCACCGCGCAGCTGGCGAGGACGTAGCCTACGTTACGGTCGATGGATCGCGCTTGCTCTCACGACCCGCCCGACGCACGGAAACAAATGGTGACTCACCATGGCAATAG
- a CDS encoding 30S ribosomal protein S17, which yields MAIGLDVDTPPEPENPEEYDYEKCPFYGELSVRGQILEGTVVSTDMDKTVVVEREYDVAVPKYDRHMKRRSRIPAHVPGVLEPLSVGDTVKIAETRPLSKTKSHVVVEVTEEATAEDLAELTSQAEPEPALSDEDLAAAEEGDQ from the coding sequence ATGGCAATAGGACTAGACGTTGACACCCCTCCGGAACCAGAGAACCCGGAGGAATACGACTACGAGAAGTGTCCGTTCTACGGCGAACTCTCCGTTCGAGGGCAGATCCTCGAGGGGACGGTCGTCTCGACGGACATGGACAAGACCGTAGTCGTCGAGCGAGAGTACGATGTGGCGGTCCCGAAGTACGACCGACACATGAAACGACGCTCGCGCATCCCGGCACACGTACCGGGCGTGCTCGAGCCGCTCTCGGTCGGTGACACGGTCAAGATCGCAGAGACCCGACCACTGTCGAAGACGAAATCGCACGTGGTCGTCGAAGTAACCGAGGAAGCGACCGCCGAGGACCTCGCGGAGCTGACCAGCCAGGCCGAGCCTGAGCCGGCGCTTTCCGACGAGGACCTCGCCGCCGCAGAAGAGGGTGATCAGTGA